Proteins from a genomic interval of Benincasa hispida cultivar B227 chromosome 7, ASM972705v1, whole genome shotgun sequence:
- the LOC120081077 gene encoding putative F-box protein At1g67623: MRVTFSPSVIKSLPNDLLIEVLAKVAASSYTDLVQAKLATKDFLEVSNEGYIFRHVSLGNFSKLLWNNSPEFWSLIETCNNNENPESLYRKGMLEFFTHCREASGLGYLKRSAEKDYMDACYVYGVVLYATNLKEEGLQFLRNCEAKLGNKMSECRRRVKEFVWCLWIKNKVSLSEKEFGGRRYCSNVIKNNCLINEKRNGWDWKDEDDHYGEHTCEECKWKGEVSRFCNMLRTGAYG, encoded by the coding sequence ATGCGCGTCACCTTTTCTCCGTCCGTCATTAAATCACTCCCAAACGATTTATTAATCGAAGTTCTTGCAAAAGTTGCAGCTTCCTCTTACACGGATTTAGTCCAAGCCAAATTAGCCACCAAAGATTTTCTTGAAGTATCAAACGAGGGATACATATTCCGACACGTGTCGCTCGGAAACTTCAGCAAGCTTCTATGGAACAACAGTCCCGAATTCTGGTCGCTGATAGAAACTTGCAACAACAATGAAAATCCAGAGAGTCTATACCGAAAGGGGATGTTGGAATTTTTCACTCATTGTAGAGAAGCTTCTGGATTGGGTTACTTAAAACGATCTGCTGAAAAGGATTATATGGATGCTTGTTATGTGTACGGTGTCGTTTTGTACGCAACCAATTTGAAAGAAGAGGGACTCCAGTTTTTAAGGAATTGTGAGGCCAAATTAGGGAACAAAATGTCTGAATGTCGTCGGAGAGTTAAGGAATTTGTTTGGTGTCTTTGGATTAAGAATAAGGTTTCTTTGTCGGAAAAAGAGTTCGGTGGTCGGAGATATTGTAGTAACGTAATTAAGAATAATTGTTTGATTAACGAGAAAAGAAATGGATGGGATTGGAAGGATGAAGATGATCATTATGGAGAACACACGTGTGAAGAGTGTAAATGGAAGGGTGAAGTTTCGAGATTTTGTAATATGTTGAGAACAGGAGCTTATGGCTAA
- the LOC120081838 gene encoding protein MIZU-KUSSEI 1 produces the protein KLLRQIRAVFRTLPILSPACRIPLNGSRLHDGQVHGGARITGTIFGYRKSRVNLAFQESPRCLPMLILELAIPTGKLLQDMGLGLVRLALECEKRPSEKRKILEEPIWTLFCNGRKSGYAVRRDPSNEDLKIMQTLNAVSMGAGVIPAEEAEETADGDQLTYMRVDFERVTGSKDSETFYMMNPDTNNGAELSIFLVRI, from the coding sequence AAACTACTCCGCCAAATCCGCGCCGTCTTCCGTACACTTCCGATCCTCTCACCAGCTTGCCGAATTCCACTGAACGGCAGTCGTCTGCACGACGGCCAGGTCCACGGCGGCGCTCGAATCACCGGAACGATCTTCGGATACCGGAAATCGCGAGTGAATTTGGCGTTCCAAGAAAGCCCTAGATGTCTCCCGATGTTAATTTTGGAATTGGCGATTCCGACGGGGAAATTGCTCCAAGACATGGGGCTAGGGCTCGTTAGGCTCGCCTTGGAGTGTGAGAAGCGGCCATCGGAGAAGAGGAAGATTCTAGAGGAGCCGATTTGGACATTGTTCTGTAATGGAAGAAAATCGGGATATGCCGTTCGGAGAGATCCGTCGAATGAGGATCTCAAAATTATGCAGACTTTGAATGCAGTGTCGATGGGCGCCGGAGTGATTCCGGCGGAGGAGGCGGAGGAGACGGCGGACGGCGATCAATTGACGTACATGAGAGTGGATTTTGAGCGAGTGACTGGATCGAAGGATTCCGAGACTTTCTATATGATGAATCCTGATACCAATAATGGTGCTGAGCTCAGCATTTTTTTGGTTagaatttaa